One Acidimicrobiales bacterium DNA segment encodes these proteins:
- a CDS encoding exodeoxyribonuclease III, with product MRIATWNVNSLNVRLPRVEEWIRYAQPDVLCMQETKVADATFPAMAFATLGYEAAHHGTGRWNGVAIASRVGIKDVSAGFSDDGGSEAAEGRFVSAICGDVRVSSVYVPNGRSVGSEHYQAKLAWLADLHTYVTKHCDPTAPMAICGDFNVAPEDRDLWDPSRFEGATHVSEPERKALAELEEWGLVDAFRQRYDEGGLFSWWDYRAGDFHQHRGMRIDLILVTRPLAERVGFALIDRFARKGKLPSDHAPVLVDFDLEGAGIAP from the coding sequence ATGCGGATCGCCACGTGGAACGTCAACTCGCTGAATGTCCGGCTGCCCAGGGTCGAGGAGTGGATCCGGTATGCCCAGCCGGACGTGCTGTGCATGCAGGAGACGAAGGTGGCCGACGCCACCTTTCCGGCCATGGCCTTCGCCACCCTGGGGTACGAGGCGGCCCACCACGGCACCGGCCGGTGGAACGGGGTGGCGATCGCCAGCCGGGTCGGTATCAAGGACGTGTCCGCCGGCTTTTCCGACGACGGGGGGAGCGAGGCCGCCGAGGGACGGTTTGTCAGCGCCATCTGCGGCGACGTGCGGGTGTCGAGCGTCTATGTCCCGAACGGGCGCAGCGTCGGCAGTGAGCACTACCAGGCCAAGCTGGCCTGGCTTGCCGACCTGCACACCTATGTGACGAAGCACTGCGATCCGACGGCGCCGATGGCCATCTGCGGCGACTTCAACGTCGCACCCGAGGACCGCGACCTCTGGGACCCGTCGCGCTTCGAGGGGGCCACCCACGTCAGCGAGCCCGAGCGAAAGGCCCTGGCTGAGCTGGAGGAATGGGGCCTGGTGGACGCCTTTCGTCAGCGCTACGACGAAGGCGGCTTGTTCTCCTGGTGGGACTACCGGGCTGGTGACTTCCACCAGCACCGGGGGATGCGCATCGACCTGATCCTCGTCACCCGACCCCTCGCCGAGCGGGTCGGGTTCGCCCTCATCGACCGCTTCGCCCGCAAGGGCAAGCTGCCGTCGGACCACGCACCGGTCCTCGTCGACTTCGACCTGGAGGGCGCGGGGATCGCCCCCTGA